Proteins from a single region of Juglans microcarpa x Juglans regia isolate MS1-56 chromosome 5S, Jm3101_v1.0, whole genome shotgun sequence:
- the LOC121266772 gene encoding 5-oxoprolinase — protein MGCASEGKVRFCIDRGGTFTDVYAEIPGQPEGRVLKLLSVDPSNYDDAPIEGIRRVLEEFKGEKIPRTSKIPTDRIEWIRMGTTVATNALLERKGERIALCVTQGFRDLLQVGNQARPNIFDLTVSKPSNLYEEVIEVEERVELVRNEEVDILDSSVPLIKGVSGEFVRVVKPLDEDSLKPLLKGLLEKGISCLAVVLMHSYTYPQHEIAVDRLAESLGFRHVSLSSALTPMVRAVPRGLTASVDAYLTPVIKEYLSGFISKFDEGLGKVNVLFMQSDGGLAPESRFSGHKAVLSGPAGGVVGYSQTLFSLETEKPLIGFDMGGTSTDVSRYAGSYEQVLETQIAGAIIQAPQLDINTVAAGGGSKLKFQFGAFRVGPESVGAHPGPVCYRKGGELAVTDANLILGFVIPDYFPSIFGPNEDQPLDIKATREEFENLAREINSYRKSQDPSAKGMTVEDIALGFVNVANETMCRPIRQLTEMKGHETRNHALACFGGAGPQHACAIARSLGMKEVLIHRFCGILSAYGMGLADVVEEAQEPYSSVYAPESFLETSRRETMLLKQVKHKLQEQGFREENITTETYLNLRYEGTDTAIMVKRQIAGDKSGFDYAVEFVKLFQQEYGFKLQDRNILICDVRVRGIGVTNILKPRALEPASGTPTVEGHYKVYFGNGWHDTPLFKLENLGYGHVLPGPSIIMNGNSTVIVEPNCRAIISKYGNIKIELESILNTRSLAEKVADVVQLSIFNHRFMGIAEQMGRTLQRTSISTNIKERLDFSCALFGPDGGLVANAPHVPVHLGAMSSTVRWQLNYWGDNLNEGDVLVSNHPCTGGSHLPDITVVTPVFDKGRLVFFVASRGHHAEIGGITPGSMPPFSKFIWEEGAAIKAFKLVEKGIFQEEGIVKLLQFPCSDEVACKVPGSRRLQDNLSDLRAQVAANQRGIFLIKELIEQYGLETVQAYMTYVQLNAEEAVREMLKSVAMRVSSQATKLGDGNSVTIDEEDYMDDGSIIHLKLKIDSDKGEANFDFSGTSPEVYGNWNAPEAVTAAAVIYCLRCLVDVDIPLNQGCLAPVKIHIPAGSFLSPSDKAAVVGGNVLTSQRITDVVLTAFQACACSQGCMNNLTFGDDTFGYYETIGGGSGAGPTWDGTSGVQCHMTNTRMTDPEIFEQRYPVLLHKFGLREKSGGAGLHRGGDGLVREIEFRRPVVVSILSERRVHAPRGLKGGKDGSRGANYLITNDKRIVYLGGKNTVEVQAGEVLQILTPGGGGWGSL, from the coding sequence ATGGGGTGTGCCAGTGAAGGGAAGGTCAGGTTTTGCATTGACAGAGGGGGAACCTTCACTGATGTTTATGCTGAAATCCCGGGTCAGCCTGAGGGTAGAGTTTTGAAGCTTTTGTCTGTTGATCCATCAAACTATGATGATGCTCCGATCGAAGGTATTCGGAGAGTCCTTGAGGAATTTAAGGGAGAGAAGATCCCTCGGACTTCTAAAATACCCACTGATAGGATTGAGTGGATTAGGATGGGTACAACTGTGGCAACAAATGCACTTctagaaagaaaaggagaaaggaTTGCTCTGTGTGTGACTCAAGGCTTCCGGGATTTGCTACAGGTTGGTAACCAGGCTCGTCCCAACATATTCGACCTCACCGTATCAAAACCATCAAATCTTTATGAGGAGGTCATAGAGGTCGAGGAGAGAGTTGAGCTTGTTCGCAATGAGGAGGTAGATATTCTCGATTCTTCTGTACCATTAATTAAGGGTGTTTCGGGTGAATTTGTCAGGGTTGTAAAGCCTCTCGATGAAGATTCTCTAAAGCCTTTACTCAAAGGATTGTTGGAGAAAGGAATTAGCTGTTTGGCTGTGGTGTTGATGCATTCCTACACTTATCCACAGCATGAAATAGCTGTGGATAGGCTAGCTGAGAGTTTGGGCTTCAGACATGTTTCTTTATCTTCAGCTTTGACTCCCATGGTTCGAGCCGTTCCTAGGGGTCTGACAGCTAGTGTTGATGCATACTTGACCCCTGTGATCAAAGAGTACTTATCCGGGTTCATTTCCAAATTTGATGAAGGGTTGGGGAAGGTCAATGTTCTGTTTATGCAATCAGATGGAGGACTTGCACCAGAAAGTAGATTTTCAGGACATAAGGCAGTCTTGTCCGGTCCTGCCGGCGGGGTTGTTGGTTATTCTCAAACTCTTTTTAGTCTTGAAACAGAGAAGCCTCTTATTGGGTTTGACATGGGTGGTACATCTACTGACGTGAGCCGTTATGCTGGAAGTTATGAACAAGTTTTGGAAACTCAGATTGCTGGTGCCATAATACAGGCACCTCAACTTGATATAAATACTGTTGCTGCTGGTGGTGGATCAAAATTGAAGTTCCAATTTGGAGCTTTCCGAGTGGGACCGGAATCAGTGGGTGCACATCCTGGTCCTGTCTGTTACCGGAAAGGTGGGGAATTGGCAGTTACAGATGCTAACTTGATTCTAGGGTTTGTGATTCCTGATTATTTCCCATCCATCTTTGGCCCTAATGAAGATCAGCCTCTAGATATCAAGGCAACCAGAGAAGAGTTTGAGAACCTTGCAAGGGAAATAAATTCCTACAGAAAGAGTCAGGATCCATCTGCAAAGGGCATGACAGTGGAGGATATTGCACTGGGATTTGTAAATGTTGCAAATGAGACAATGTGTCGTCCAATACGGCAGTTAACCGAGATGAAGGGCCATGAAACAAGGAACCATGCTCTTGCTTGCTTTGGAGGTGCTGGGCCTCAGCATGCCTGTGCAATTGCTAGGTCTTTGGGTATGAAAGAAGTACTCATTCACAGGTTCTGTGGGATTTTAAGTGCATACGGAATGGGATTGGCAGATGTGGTAGAAGAGGCACAGGAGCCATATTCTTCTGTTTATGCTCCTGAATCTTTCCTGGAGACCTCTCGCAGAGAAACTATGTTGCTGAAGCAAGTAAAACATAAGTTGCAAGAGCAAGGGTTTAGAGAGGAAAACATTACCACAGAGacatatttaaatttgaggTATGAAGGTACAGACACAGCCATCATGGTTAAGAGGCAAATAGCTGGTGATAAATCAGGATTTGACTATGCTGTGGAATTTGTGAAGCTCTTTCAGCAGGAATATGGATTTAAACTACAAGACAGGAACATTTTAATATGTGATGTAAGAGTTCGTGGTATAGGAGTCACGAATATATTGAAGCCAAGGGCTCTTGAACCTGCTTCTGGTACTCCTACAGTTGAAGGCCACTACAAGGTTTACTTTGGGAATGGGTGGCACGATACACCTCTATTCAAGCTTGAGAATTTGGGGTATGGGCATGTCTTGCCGGGTCCTTCAATAATCATGAATGGGAATAGTACTGTGATAGTAGAACCCAATTGTAGAGCTATTATATCCAAATATGGCAACATTAAAATTGAACTTGAGTCTATTTTGAACACCAGGAGTTTAGCCGAAAAAGTTGCAGATGTTGTGCAACTATCAATCTTCAATCACAGGTTTATGGGCATAGCCGAGCAAATGGGAAGGACCCTACAGAGGACTTCTATATCCACAAATATCAAGGAACGGCTAGATTTCTCATGTGCTCTCTTTGGTCCTGATGGGGGGCTAGTTGCCAATGCTCCTCATGTCCCTGTGCACCTAGGAGCTATGTCCAGCACTGTTCGGTGGCAGCTCAACTACTGGGGTGACAATTTGAATGAAGGTGATGTTTTGGTTAGCAATCATCCTTGCACAGGCGGTAGCCATCTTCCTGATATAACTGTTGTTACTCCTGTTTTTGATAAGGGGAGGCTGGTATTCTTTGTTGCAAGCAGAGGGCATCATGCGGAGATTGGGGGTATAACTCCCGGAAGCATGCCACCTTTTTCAAAGTTCATATGGGAAGAAGGGGCTGCCATAAAAGCATTTAAGCTCGTGGAAAAGGGCATTTTTCAAGAAGAAGGAATTGTGAAACTTCTCCAGTTCCCCTGTTCTGATGAGGTGGCTTGCAAGGTCCCAGGATCACGAAGGCTTCAAGATAATTTATCAGATCTCCGAGCACAAGTAGCTGCAAACCAGAGAGGAATCTTCCTTATCAAAGAGCTTATTGAGCAGTATGGGTTGGAAACTGTTCAGGCTTACATGACGTATGTGCAGCTGAATGCAGAAGAAGCTGTGAGAGAAATGCTCAAGTCCGTCGCTATGAGAGTTTCATCTCAGGCAACTAAGCTTGGAGATGGAAATTCAGTAACCATTGATGAGGAGGATTACATGGATGATGGATCcattattcatttgaaattgaaaattgattCTGACAAAGGTGaagcaaattttgattttagtgGAACCAGCCCTGAAGTTTATGGGAATTGGAATGCTCCCGAGGCAGTGACAGCTGCAGCAGTCATTTACTGTCTTCGCTGTTTGGTGGATGTTGATATTCCTCTCAATCAAGGTTGTTTGGCTCCTGTTAAAATCCATATTCCAGCTGgttcttttctctctccaagTGATAAGGCAGCTGTGGTGGGAGGTAATGTTCTAACGTCACAGAGAATAACTGATGTTGTACTTACTGCATTTCAAGCTTGTGCATGCTCCCAGGGTTGTATGAACAATCTCACATTTGGAGACGATACTTTTGGTTATTATGAAACAATTGGAGGTGGGAGTGGGGCTGGTCCAACCTGGGATGGGACTAGTGGAGTCCAATGCCACATGACCAACACCAGAATGACTGATCCAGAGATTTTTGAGCAGAGATATCCTGTTCTTTTGCACAAATTTGGACTACGAGAAAAAAGTGGAGGAGCTGGACTTCATAGAGGAGGTGATGGGCTAGTGAGGGAGATAGAGTTTAGGCGCCCTGTTGTCGTGAGCATTTTATCGGAGAGACGTGTTCATGCACCCAGAGGATTAAAAGGTGGAAAAGATGGGTCTCGCGGGGCTAACTACCTAATCACAAACGATAAGCGGATAGTTTACCTTGGGGGTAAAAACACAGTTGAGGTGCAGGCAGGGgaagttcttcaaattttaactcCTGGTGGTGGTGGATGGGGTTCGCTTTGA